The Ananas comosus cultivar F153 linkage group 7, ASM154086v1, whole genome shotgun sequence genome has a window encoding:
- the LOC109712681 gene encoding disease resistance protein RPS2-like gives MEFVASIIDNVFRPLKDFFARSFGYVASCGDYVAALADEMNELKSKRDDVKRMVDAAERQGMEPTSQVKWWLESVAALEEHAARIEEEYQERARAPPEQAAGISMWSTYQLSKLADETLAEARNWKDKGAFQKVADDLVHVRFEEMPTVPAVGMSHLLEQLRACVVGDDDVGIVGIHGMAGVGKTALLNKFHNEFLAGAADVNVAIYIEVSRDFDLDEIQKVIGDRLGLSWDRKSPKERAVVLYKVLSKMNFVLLLDDLWEPLNLRMLGVPVPKQRSRSKIILTTRIEDVCDRMDVRRKIKVDCLPWGEAWELFQEKVGEALVRSNPEIRRHAEELAAKCGGLPLALITVGRAMASKRTAKEWKHAITVLRIAPWQLLGMEGDLLRHLKHSYDNLQNDKLRTCLLYCSLFPEEFSIYKEWIIGYCIGEGFIDDLYTEMDEIYNKGHDLLGVLKTASLLERGDDEDHIKMHPMIRAMALWIASEFGAKETKWLVRAGIGLKEAPGAENWGEAERISLMRNNIHELYETPNSPSLKTLMLQGNPALERICDGFFRFMPSLRVLDLSHTSIGELPSGLSALSGLQYLDLYNTNIRSLPQELGALVNLRFLLLSNMPLATIASGVIGSLAMLQVLYMDLSYGDWKVGTAGTGVELQELEGLRRLKALDITIQTVDALQRLSRSHRLAGSMRNLLMKGCGGLTRIQLPSSDLWRNMNGLKRVWIVGCGDLEEVVIDGSKDGDEMPALPSLQSVNYQGRGSFIDDELPILPSLQSIILQGLQKAKIIYKGGCVQHLTSLDVWLCIGLEQLITFEDAVDGEADGEEPRVVAAFPALKELHLNRLPNFKSFSDSRTLLAFPALEKLTIVECPKLKKIELDARELQEIRCSLEWWDGLVWGDEEVKSYFAPLVRQILC, from the coding sequence GTGAAGTGGTGGCTGGAGAGCGTGGCGGCGCTGGAGGAGCACGCGGCGAGGATCGAGGAGGAGTACCAGGAGCGGGCGCGGGCGCCGCCGGAGCAGGCGGCGGGGATATCGATGTGGTCGACGTACCAGCTGAGCAAGCTGGCCGACGAGACCCTGGCGGAGGCGCGGAACTGGAAGGACAAGGGCGCGTTCCAGAAGGTCGCCGACGACCTGGTGCACGTCCGCTTCGAGGAGATGCCGACGGTGCCGGCGGTCGGCATGTCGCACCTGCTGGAGCAGCTGCGCGCCTGCGTCGTCGGCGACGACGACGTCGGCATCGTCGGCATCCACGGCATGGCCGGCGTCGGCAAGACGGCGCTGCTGAACAAGTTCCACAACGAGTTCCTCGCGGGCGCCGCCGACGTGAACGTCGCCATCTACATCGAGGTCAGCAGGGACTTCGACCTGGACGAGATCCAGAAGGTCATCGGCGACCGCCTCGGGCTGTCCTGGGACCGGAAGTCGCCCAAGGAGCGCGCCGTGGTGCTGTACAAGGTGCTGAGCAAGATGAACTTCGTGCTCCTGCTGGACGACCTGTGGGAGCCGCTCAACCTCCGGATGCTGGGAGTGCCGGTGCCGAAGCAGCGGTCCAGGAGCAAGATCATCCTGACCACCCGCATCGAGGACGTGTGCGACCGGATGGACGTGCGGCGGAAGATCAAGGTGGACTGCCTGCCCTGGGGCGAGGCGTGGGAGCTGTTCCAGGAGAAGGTCGGGGAGGCGCTGGTGCGGTCGAATCCCGAGATCCGGCGGCACGCGGAGGAGCTGGCGGCCAAGTGCGGGGGGCTGCCGCTGGCGCTGATCACCGTCGGCCGCGCCATGGCCAGCAAGCGGACCGCCAAGGAGTGGAAGCACGCCATCACCGTCCTCCGGATCGCGCCCTGGCAGCTCCTCGGCATGGAGGGcgacctcctccgccacctcaaGCACAGCTACGACAACCTCCAGAACGACAAGCTCCGGACCTGCCTGCTGTACTGCTCCCTGTTCCCGGAGGAGTTCTCGATCTACAAGGAGTGGATCATCGGGTACTGCATCGGCGAGGGGTTCATCGACGACCTCTACACCGAGATGGACGAGATCTACAACAAGGGCCACGACCTGCTCGGGGTGCTGAAGACGGCCTCCCTGCTGGAGAGAGGGGACGACGAGGATCACATCAAGATGCACCCGATGATCCGCGCCATGGCGCTGTGGATCGCCTCCGAGTTCGGGGCCAAGGAGACCAAGTGGCTCGTCCGCGCCGGGATCGGACTCAAGGAGGCTCCCGGGGCCGAGAACTGGGGCGAGGCCGAGCGGATTTCGCTCATGCGGAACAACATTCACGAGCTGTACGAGACGCCGAACAGCCCCAGTCTGAAGACTCTGATGCTGCAGGGGAACCCCGCGTTGGAGAGGATCTGCGACGGCTTCTTCCGGTTCATGCCGTCGCTGCGCGTTCTCGATCTCTCGCACACTTCGATCGGCGAACTGCCGTCGGGGCTCAGCGCCTTATCCGGCCTGCAGTACCTCGACCTCTACAACACGAACATCCGGTCGCTGCCGCAGGAGCTGGGAGCGCTGGTGAACTTGCGGTTTCTGCTCCTCTCCAACATGCCCCTCGCGACGATCGCGAGCGGGGTGATCGGCAGCCTGGCGATGCTGCAGGTGCTGTACATGGATCTGAGCTACGGGGACTGGAAGGTCGGGACCGCAGGGACCGGCGTCGAGCTCCAGGAGCTCGAGGGGCTGCGGCGGCTGAAGGCGCTGGACATCACGATTCAGACGGTCGACGCCCTGCAGCGGCTCTCGCGCTCGCACCGGCTCGCCGGCTCGATGCGGAACCTGCTCATGAAGGGGTGCGGCGGCTTGACGAGGATCCAGTTGCCCTCCAGTGATCTCTGGAGGAACATGAATGGATTGAAGAGGGTGTGGATCGTGGGTTGTGGGGATCTGGAGGAGGTGGTCATTGATGGGAGCAAAGACGGTGACGAGATGCCCGCTCTTCCCAGCCTACAAAGTGTCAACTATCAGGGAAGAGGGAGCTTCATAGATGATGAATTGCCTATTCTCCCTAGCCTGCAGAGTATCATCCTTCAAGGCCTGCAAAAGGCTAAGATCATCTACAAAGGTGGGTGTGTGCAGCACCTCACCTCCCTGGACGTTTGGCTCTGTATCGGATTGGAGCAACTCATTACTTTCGAAGATGCCGTCGACGGCGAAGCGGACGGAGAAGAGCCAAGGGTTGTCGCGGCGTTCCCTGCTCTCAAAGAGCTGCACCTCAACCGTCTCCCGAACTTCAAGAGCTTCAGCGACAGTCGGACTTTGCTGGCCTTCCCCGCACTGGAGAAGCTCACCATTGTCGAGTGCCCGAAGCTGAAGAAGATCGAATTGGACGCGAGGGAGCTGCAGGAGATCCGCTGCAGCCTAGAATGGTGGGATGGGTTGGTGTGGGGTGATGAAGAGGTCAAATCTTATTTCGCGCCGCTCGTCAGACAAATTTTGTGTTAG